A genomic segment from Camarhynchus parvulus chromosome 7, STF_HiC, whole genome shotgun sequence encodes:
- the HACD2 gene encoding LOW QUALITY PROTEIN: very-long-chain (3R)-3-hydroxyacyl-CoA dehydratase 2 (The sequence of the model RefSeq protein was modified relative to this genomic sequence to represent the inferred CDS: deleted 1 base in 1 codon) — translation MAAAGSGGSRADNGYGGQQARRRKGPGALATGYLVIYNVVMTAGWLVIAVGLVRAYLAKGSYHSLYYSIEKPLKFFQTGALLEILHCALGIVPSSVVLTAFQVMSRVFLTWAVTHSVKEVQSEDSVLLFVVAWTITEIIRYSFYTFSLLNHLPYLIKWARYTLFIVLYPMGVSGELLTIYAALPFVRQSGLYSISLPNKYNFSFDYYTFLILVMISYIPIFPQLYFHMLHQRRKVLSHTEEHKKPE, via the exons ATGGCggcggccgggagcggcgggagccgGGCGGACAACGGCTACGGCGGGCAGCAGGCGCGGCGCAGGAAG GGCCCGGGCGCGCTGGCCACGGGCTACCTCGTTATCTACAACGTGGTGATGACGGCGGG gtGGCTCGTTATTGCAGTTGGTCTAGTTCGGGCATATCTGGCTAAAGGCAGCTACCACAGCCTTTACTATTCAATAGAAAAGCCTCTGAAATTCTTCCAAACTGGAGCTTTGCTTGAG ATTCTGCACTGTGCACTTG GCATTGTTCCCTCTTCTGTTGTTCTGACTGCTTTCCAAGTGATGTCAAGGGTTTTCCTGACATGGGCAGTAACACATAGTGTAAAAGAG GTACAAAGTGAAGACAGTGTCCTCTTGTTTGTAGTGGCCTGGACAATCACCGAGATCATCCGTTACTCTTTTTACACCTTTAGCTTGTTAAACCACCTCCCTTATCTCATCAAATGGGCCAG GTACACTTTGTTTATAGTATTGTATCCAATGGGAGTCTCAGGTGAATTACTCACAATATATGCTGCATTACCCTTCGTCAGGCAGTCTGGCTTGTATTCCATTAGTTTACCTAACAAGTACAATTTTTCATTTGACTACTATACATTCCTGATCCTGGTCATGATCTCTTACATTCCAA TCTTCCCTCAGCTCTATTTCCACATGCTGCATCAGAGGCGGAAGGTACTCTCCCACACTGAAGAACATAAGAAGCCGGAGTAA